A window of Pirellulales bacterium contains these coding sequences:
- a CDS encoding pseudouridine synthase translates to MRLQKLLAAAGIGSRRKCEELITAGRVTVDGRAVTELGTKVDPATADIRVDLEPLPRSHPVYYMVNKPIGVVTTNRDPDGRPRVVDLAPQGQRLFAVGRLDVSSEGLILVTNDGELANLLAHPRYGVEKTYQAQVAGVPGPEVLDRLRRGVHLAEGLAHAKRIWIKSQHKQSTTLEMVLDEGKNREVRRLLAQVGHKVLHLRRTALGPLRLGELPPGECRPLRKEEVRALREAAEGQEGARDERRGPRDEGRGARGEGTGVRSQGPKTEEGRARDTANRKGAAAVTEIETLDLEHDRASAATPAKSGTVIGYPTEGGAGRNRGSAAGKAAAKVGAAGRTAKAGGRRKQFRDRQLQRLGKQSRAENRQGKSRGGDGGQAKTQQQGRARSQGQTQRRERRR, encoded by the coding sequence GTGCGACTGCAAAAACTGCTCGCCGCGGCCGGGATCGGAAGCCGGCGGAAATGCGAAGAACTGATCACCGCCGGACGCGTCACCGTCGATGGCCGAGCGGTCACTGAACTGGGCACCAAAGTCGATCCTGCCACGGCCGATATTCGCGTCGATCTCGAACCGCTTCCGCGCAGCCATCCGGTCTATTACATGGTCAACAAGCCGATCGGCGTGGTGACCACGAATCGCGATCCGGATGGCCGGCCGCGAGTGGTCGATCTGGCGCCGCAAGGTCAGCGGCTATTTGCTGTCGGCCGGCTCGACGTGAGCAGCGAAGGCCTGATCCTGGTCACCAACGATGGTGAGCTGGCCAACCTGCTCGCTCACCCGCGTTATGGCGTCGAAAAGACATATCAAGCCCAAGTCGCTGGCGTGCCGGGGCCGGAAGTGCTCGATCGGTTGCGGCGGGGCGTACATCTCGCCGAAGGACTGGCCCACGCCAAACGCATTTGGATCAAGAGCCAGCATAAGCAGAGCACAACCCTCGAAATGGTGCTCGACGAAGGAAAGAACCGTGAAGTGCGCCGCCTGCTGGCCCAAGTCGGGCACAAGGTTCTGCATCTTCGCCGCACTGCCCTCGGACCGCTGCGGCTCGGCGAACTCCCGCCCGGCGAATGTCGACCACTGCGGAAAGAAGAAGTGCGCGCGTTGAGAGAAGCGGCCGAAGGGCAAGAAGGGGCGAGGGACGAGCGGCGAGGGCCGAGGGACGAGGGGCGAGGGGCGAGGGGCGAGGGAACAGGAGTCAGGAGCCAGGGGCCAAAGACGGAAGAAGGACGCGCCCGTGACACGGCAAATAGAAAGGGCGCCGCGGCGGTAACGGAAATCGAGACGCTGGATTTGGAACATGATCGGGCCTCGGCGGCAACGCCAGCAAAGAGTGGGACGGTAATCGGCTATCCCACCGAAGGTGGCGCAGGACGGAATCGCGGCTCGGCAGCCGGGAAAGCCGCCGCAAAAGTTGGCGCTGCCGGACGGACGGCCAAGGCCGGCGGGCGGCGGAAGCAATTTCGCGACCGGCAACTGCAACGACTCGGCAAACAAAGCCGCGCAGAAAACCGCCAAGGCAAATCGCGCGGCGGCGACGGCGGCCAAGCCAAGACGCAACAGCAAGGCCGCGCGCGAAGCCAAGGCCAAACGCAGCGGCGGGAGCGCCGCCGATGA
- the flgF gene encoding flagellar basal-body rod protein FlgF, which produces MDRAIPFAAMSYYGLYISAEGAHAQSRRVETLANNLANADTVGFKRDFAVVQARYAEEMQRGLDYPGSRTVNDLGGGVRVAETKTDFSPGAFKRTGNPTDIAIPGDGFFMVRRPDGDYLTRAGNFMFNSAGRLVTQDNYPVLSDSGAPIDIDPDAGDWRLTGDGGIVQNGTQQNLALVKPRSLGDLSKVGQNLFKALAPAAPIAPEHRQVDGGFLEQSDVKPTTEMTELIEASRAFEANISMIKNHDQMMGTLTSRLLKFS; this is translated from the coding sequence ATGGATCGGGCGATTCCTTTCGCCGCCATGTCGTACTACGGGCTTTACATCTCCGCCGAAGGCGCCCACGCGCAGAGCCGTCGGGTCGAAACGTTGGCCAACAACCTGGCCAACGCCGACACCGTCGGCTTCAAGCGCGACTTCGCCGTCGTGCAAGCCCGATATGCCGAAGAGATGCAGCGCGGCCTCGATTATCCCGGCTCCCGAACGGTGAACGATCTCGGTGGCGGGGTGCGCGTCGCGGAGACGAAGACCGACTTTTCCCCCGGCGCTTTCAAGCGCACCGGCAATCCCACCGACATCGCGATTCCCGGCGACGGGTTTTTCATGGTGCGCCGCCCGGACGGCGATTACCTGACCCGCGCAGGCAACTTCATGTTCAATTCGGCCGGCCGGCTTGTCACGCAAGACAACTATCCTGTGCTCAGCGACAGCGGCGCGCCGATCGACATCGATCCCGATGCCGGCGACTGGCGGCTCACCGGCGACGGCGGCATCGTTCAAAACGGCACACAGCAGAATTTAGCGCTGGTGAAACCCCGCTCGCTGGGCGACCTGTCGAAGGTCGGGCAGAACTTGTTCAAAGCCCTGGCGCCGGCGGCTCCCATCGCTCCGGAGCACCGGCAAGTCGACGGCGGCTTCCTTGAACAATCCGACGTCAAGCCGACCACTGAAATGACGGAATTGATCGAAGCCTCGCGCGCTTTCGAGGCCAACATCAGCATGATCAAGAACCACGACCAGATGATGGGAACCCTGACAAGCCGGTTGTTGAAATTCAGTTGA
- the flgG gene encoding flagellar basal-body rod protein FlgG translates to MSVQTLYTAATGMEALQQKLDVIANNLANVNTTGFKRDRANFEDLFYRTETVPGIQDAAGNYTPVGIQTGLGSKVQSTQADQTQGAFQQTNQPLDVAIQGNGYLQVTDPTGQILYSRAGNLSLNANGQLVVGDATVGYLLSPAISIPQTATSITIGADGKVSVQEAGSTTMQQVGQIQLARFINPQGLMSLGGNLLSQSDASGPPTQGVPGTNGIGTIQQGSLEASNVEPVNELIDLITTQRSFELNSQAIQAGDQIMQDITNLRRG, encoded by the coding sequence ATGAGCGTTCAAACCCTCTACACTGCCGCCACCGGCATGGAAGCGTTGCAGCAGAAGCTCGACGTCATCGCCAACAATCTGGCGAACGTCAATACGACGGGCTTCAAGCGCGATCGCGCCAATTTCGAAGACCTGTTTTATCGCACCGAAACGGTGCCAGGCATTCAAGACGCGGCCGGCAACTACACGCCCGTCGGCATCCAAACCGGCTTGGGATCCAAAGTGCAGAGCACGCAGGCGGACCAAACGCAGGGGGCGTTCCAACAAACCAATCAGCCGCTCGATGTCGCGATCCAGGGCAACGGCTATTTGCAGGTGACCGATCCCACCGGCCAAATCCTCTATTCCCGTGCCGGCAATCTTTCGCTCAACGCCAACGGCCAGCTCGTCGTCGGCGATGCCACGGTCGGCTACTTGCTCTCGCCGGCGATTTCCATTCCGCAAACGGCCACGAGCATCACGATTGGCGCCGACGGCAAAGTGTCGGTTCAAGAGGCCGGCAGCACGACGATGCAGCAGGTCGGGCAGATTCAATTGGCCCGCTTCATCAATCCCCAGGGCCTGATGAGTCTTGGCGGAAATCTGCTCAGCCAGAGCGACGCTTCCGGTCCGCCCACCCAAGGCGTTCCAGGAACCAACGGCATCGGCACGATCCAGCAGGGTTCGCTCGAAGCGTCGAACGTCGAACCGGTCAACGAACTTATCGATTTGATTACGACCCAACGCTCGTTCGAATTGAATTCGCAAGCCATCCAGGCCGGCGATCAGATCATGCAAGACATCACGAATCTGAGGCGAGGTTGA
- the flgA gene encoding flagellar basal body P-ring formation chaperone FlgA: MKRIANLLTACGLGLACLFAVSASVRAAELQLRPEIHTQKNLLQLGDVAEIFTASSPEAAMLSAIELMPAPSPGTRVSIRLREIQDILSMRGVNLANVQFTGAAQVMVIAGADPAEKYRMRRPAKVLIQRAERIATDAIVRHLQSKAGAAEEWQVSVTLEDDQVAPLVAAGDAVKVVGGQEPWTGTQSFEFRLPSAEGQARMEISAQVSLPPTVVITLHAMPKGTIVRTSDVELRRLRAGVSPGELFQSIDDVAGKEAIRNIPAGQPLDANLVHPPLLVRSGEVVTVFGRNGSIVVRMPARARENGSEGDLVSVESLLDRQTFLARVSGLHEVEVFAGATTTAPASSGRQSTATRTTLN, from the coding sequence ATGAAACGGATTGCGAATCTTTTGACGGCCTGCGGCTTGGGTCTTGCTTGCTTGTTTGCTGTTAGTGCAAGCGTCCGTGCGGCCGAGTTGCAATTGCGGCCGGAAATTCATACGCAAAAGAATTTGCTGCAACTGGGCGACGTGGCGGAGATCTTTACCGCCAGTTCGCCCGAGGCGGCAATGCTTTCAGCAATCGAATTGATGCCCGCCCCATCGCCGGGCACCCGAGTGAGCATCCGCCTCCGCGAGATTCAAGACATTCTCTCGATGCGGGGCGTGAATCTCGCGAATGTGCAGTTCACGGGAGCGGCCCAAGTGATGGTCATCGCCGGCGCCGATCCGGCAGAGAAATACAGGATGCGCCGGCCCGCGAAAGTGCTGATTCAACGGGCGGAGCGCATCGCGACGGATGCGATCGTGCGGCATCTGCAATCGAAAGCCGGCGCGGCCGAAGAATGGCAGGTGTCGGTGACTTTGGAAGATGATCAGGTTGCTCCCTTGGTGGCGGCCGGAGATGCAGTGAAGGTCGTCGGCGGCCAAGAGCCATGGACGGGCACGCAATCGTTCGAGTTCCGCTTGCCAAGCGCCGAAGGACAAGCGCGGATGGAAATCTCCGCTCAAGTGTCGCTTCCGCCGACCGTCGTCATCACTCTACATGCGATGCCGAAAGGGACGATCGTGCGCACGAGCGACGTCGAGTTGCGGCGTCTTCGCGCGGGCGTGTCTCCCGGTGAACTGTTTCAGTCGATCGACGACGTGGCGGGCAAGGAAGCGATTCGGAATATCCCTGCCGGGCAGCCGCTCGATGCGAATCTCGTCCATCCGCCGCTGCTTGTGCGCAGCGGAGAAGTGGTGACGGTGTTCGGCCGCAATGGCTCGATCGTGGTTCGCATGCCGGCTCGAGCGCGCGAGAACGGCAGCGAAGGGGATTTGGTAAGCGTCGAATCGCTGCTCGATCGGCAGACGTTTTTGGCGCGCGTGTCGGGGCTGCACGAAGTCGAGGTATTCGCCGGTGCGACCACAACCGCTCCGGCATCCTCCGGCCGCCAATCCACCGCCACTCGCACGACATTGAATTGA
- a CDS encoding flagellar basal body L-ring protein FlgH, whose translation MTRIWNPRLFAMRPMPNRRWETLGAAIRPIVLSAIVLGSGIAYGQNSSLFYEDIPNDGPALRVSNCSWVFQKADPLPHLKLHDIVTIIVSEKNALDSEGDVDRRKTGVFNAQLKNWIALKGLSMKAAPMTSGQPQANGTLDQEYQANMQLQTKASLTFTIAATVVDIRPNGNLVVEAHRHVQDNEDIWDQSLSGLIRPQDVLPNNTVLSQNIAELMIDKREVGHVRDGYRRGWLTRLYDRFSIF comes from the coding sequence ATGACACGGATTTGGAACCCCCGGCTTTTCGCGATGCGGCCGATGCCGAATCGGCGCTGGGAAACGCTCGGCGCCGCGATTCGGCCGATCGTGCTGTCGGCCATCGTGCTCGGAAGCGGCATCGCGTATGGCCAGAATTCGAGCTTGTTTTATGAAGACATTCCGAACGATGGTCCGGCGCTTCGCGTGTCGAACTGCAGTTGGGTCTTTCAAAAGGCGGATCCGCTGCCGCATCTCAAGCTGCACGACATCGTCACGATCATCGTGTCGGAAAAGAATGCCTTGGATAGCGAAGGGGATGTCGATCGCCGCAAGACGGGCGTTTTCAACGCCCAGCTTAAGAACTGGATCGCGCTGAAGGGCCTGAGCATGAAAGCGGCGCCGATGACCTCCGGCCAGCCGCAGGCCAATGGCACGCTCGATCAGGAATATCAGGCTAACATGCAGTTGCAAACCAAGGCCAGTCTCACCTTCACGATTGCCGCCACGGTCGTCGATATCCGGCCAAACGGCAATCTCGTCGTCGAAGCACATCGCCATGTGCAAGACAACGAAGACATCTGGGACCAATCCCTTTCCGGCTTGATCCGGCCGCAAGATGTGCTGCCGAACAACACCGTGCTGAGCCAGAACATTGCCGAACTGATGATCGACAAGCGCGAGGTCGGCCATGTGCGCGACGGCTATCGCCGCGGCTGGCTCACGCGCCTCTACGATCGGTTTTCGATTTTCTGA
- a CDS encoding flagellar basal body P-ring protein FlgI: MRSLDTASRRVLLIAAIAFVAGPVRTAEARIPLKDICHVKGQEENTLQGLGIVVGLKGTGDSPGSAPSVRALAQAIQLLGTPAGKRGSPELKDDIKNVALVLVTATVPAAGARQGDKLDCTVASIGGAKSLAGGQLFITALQGPRVENDRVYAFAQGEIHLDDPKVPTTGKVFNGCRVEADFFNPFIKDGKITLVLERNHADFQLAQDIAELINSQLGFQTRSGEMARAMNQENIEVIVPAQYRDRPVSFVSQVLSLPMLEPQSVARVVINERAGSIVISGEIEIGTVVITHKNMVIDTSGQGTGGPASHFVPLDTSSNPPPKLKALVETLNTLKVPPEDVIEIIKGLDRNGKLHGELIIE; encoded by the coding sequence ATGCGGTCGCTCGACACGGCTTCGCGACGGGTGCTGTTGATTGCGGCGATTGCGTTCGTGGCCGGTCCGGTCCGGACGGCCGAAGCGCGAATTCCGCTCAAAGATATTTGTCACGTCAAAGGACAGGAAGAGAACACGCTGCAAGGCCTGGGCATTGTCGTCGGGCTCAAGGGCACGGGGGATAGCCCCGGCTCGGCCCCCTCGGTTCGCGCGTTGGCTCAGGCGATCCAACTGCTCGGCACTCCGGCCGGCAAGCGCGGCAGCCCCGAATTGAAAGACGACATCAAGAACGTCGCGCTCGTCTTGGTGACGGCGACCGTTCCGGCGGCGGGTGCTCGGCAAGGCGATAAGCTCGATTGCACCGTGGCTTCGATCGGTGGTGCCAAGAGCCTGGCCGGCGGGCAGTTGTTCATCACCGCCTTGCAAGGGCCGCGAGTCGAAAACGATCGCGTCTATGCGTTCGCCCAGGGAGAGATCCACCTCGACGATCCCAAGGTGCCAACGACCGGCAAGGTGTTCAACGGCTGCCGCGTGGAAGCCGATTTCTTCAACCCGTTCATCAAAGACGGCAAGATCACGCTGGTGCTCGAGAGGAATCATGCCGACTTTCAACTCGCTCAGGATATCGCCGAGTTGATCAACAGTCAGCTCGGCTTTCAGACCCGCAGCGGCGAGATGGCCCGGGCCATGAATCAGGAAAACATCGAAGTGATCGTCCCGGCGCAGTACCGCGATCGGCCGGTGTCGTTCGTGTCGCAAGTGCTCAGCTTGCCGATGCTCGAACCGCAATCGGTGGCCCGGGTGGTGATCAACGAACGGGCCGGCAGCATCGTGATCAGCGGCGAAATCGAGATCGGCACCGTGGTGATCACGCACAAAAACATGGTGATCGACACGAGCGGCCAGGGCACGGGGGGCCCGGCGAGCCATTTCGTACCGCTCGACACGAGCAGCAATCCGCCCCCGAAACTGAAGGCCCTTGTCGAAACGCTGAACACGCTCAAGGTTCCCCCGGAAGACGTGATCGAAATCATCAAAGGTCTCGACCGCAACGGCAAGCTCCACGGCGAATTGATTATCGAATAA
- a CDS encoding rod-binding protein, translating into MISATMPLQSAAAIDARASHGAAVGQRLMHESSAQPSGGAADQSELRDKFDSFVGESFYGQMLQAMHKTVGKPAYFNGGRAEEMFQGQLDQILSEKMTQANGGALSSSLFDLFNLQTTGGRK; encoded by the coding sequence ATGATCTCCGCCACGATGCCTTTGCAATCCGCCGCTGCGATCGACGCTCGCGCCTCGCACGGCGCCGCGGTGGGCCAGCGGTTGATGCATGAATCCTCGGCCCAGCCTTCCGGCGGCGCGGCGGATCAAAGTGAATTGCGCGACAAGTTCGATTCCTTCGTCGGCGAATCTTTTTATGGTCAGATGCTGCAGGCCATGCATAAAACCGTCGGCAAGCCGGCCTATTTCAATGGCGGGCGAGCGGAAGAAATGTTCCAGGGGCAACTGGACCAAATCCTTTCGGAAAAAATGACCCAGGCCAACGGTGGAGCGTTGAGTTCGTCGCTATTCGATTTGTTCAATTTGCAAACCACCGGCGGCCGCAAATAA
- the flgN gene encoding flagellar export chaperone FlgN → MNESSQPVAWDTELAGLLAELSDVQTELLAVLTDKRARLLSADLESLKAMQAREAELVGRLQACQERRMALLARAASEGLPSANLTNLAAALPSQQRQHLTPQLREASARIRLLQHHSLTNWVLVQRTLLHLAQLLEIIATGGRLKPTYGKNDCAPTGGSLVDQAV, encoded by the coding sequence ATGAACGAATCGTCGCAACCGGTCGCTTGGGACACCGAATTGGCCGGACTGTTGGCCGAATTGTCCGACGTCCAAACCGAGCTGCTCGCCGTGCTGACCGACAAGCGGGCTCGGCTGCTTTCGGCCGATCTCGAATCGCTGAAGGCGATGCAAGCCCGGGAAGCCGAACTGGTCGGCCGCTTGCAGGCCTGCCAAGAGCGGCGGATGGCTTTGTTGGCGCGTGCGGCCAGCGAAGGGCTCCCGTCGGCAAACCTGACAAATCTTGCCGCCGCGCTGCCATCGCAGCAGCGCCAGCATCTGACGCCGCAATTGCGCGAGGCCTCGGCACGGATCCGGCTCTTGCAGCACCACAGCCTGACGAATTGGGTTCTGGTGCAGCGAACTTTGCTTCATCTGGCACAGCTTTTGGAAATAATCGCGACAGGGGGCCGATTAAAGCCGACCTATGGAAAGAACGACTGCGCGCCGACCGGCGGCTCGCTGGTCGACCAGGCAGTTTAA
- the flgK gene encoding flagellar hook-associated protein FlgK, with product MSLLSSIQLAGNSLQAQQLGLQVVGQNIANANTPGYSVETLGLTPGPTQQDGSLLLGTGVDITGVQQQVDQFLNTQVRNGLSTQTGTGVSSQTYQQLESMFGILNDTNNGTNLDSAMTNFFSSVSQILNNPNDPTVQQLAVSNGQTVATTFNQLASSAQQLQTGLNGQVQSDATTVNTLLTQIGTLNQQIVQLQGGTGGAGSVGNQAVGLLDQRDEALSNLAGLMNVSTQLQPDGTVTVYNSGQYLVDESQVRPVTIVNSADGDFDASNLALQGSNTPLTITSGQIGGLINSRDQILGGFVEQLNSLANTFASAFNQLYSTGQGSNGYTSVTGTTSVADPSAPLDSAGLSVTPANGTFQVLVYDSATGLTQTSQIEINENGLSNDTTLNSLAGQLNGVSGLAASVNSSGQLQISTTSPTQQVAFAGDTSGALSALGINTFFTGTTAATLGVNSAVANQPTTFAASAGGIGVDTQVAQQLANFANLPLLSAGGATISDAYNSLAANVTQGSSAAQAAASAASTYQTSLQSQQQSISGVSLDTQTVDMLQYQAAYSASAKYISEIDSLLQTLMQL from the coding sequence ATGTCGCTGCTTAGCTCGATTCAGTTGGCCGGCAATTCGCTGCAAGCCCAGCAGCTGGGTTTGCAAGTGGTCGGGCAAAATATTGCCAATGCCAATACGCCCGGCTACAGCGTCGAAACACTCGGTCTCACCCCAGGCCCAACCCAGCAAGATGGATCGCTGTTGCTGGGCACGGGCGTCGATATTACGGGCGTTCAGCAGCAGGTCGACCAATTTCTCAATACCCAGGTTCGCAACGGCCTCAGCACGCAAACCGGCACCGGCGTCAGCTCCCAAACGTATCAGCAGCTTGAAAGCATGTTTGGCATCTTGAACGACACGAACAACGGCACGAATCTCGACAGCGCGATGACGAATTTCTTTTCGAGCGTCTCGCAGATTCTGAACAATCCCAACGACCCGACCGTCCAACAACTCGCCGTTTCCAACGGCCAGACGGTCGCGACCACGTTCAATCAACTCGCCTCGAGCGCCCAACAATTGCAAACGGGACTGAACGGCCAGGTCCAGAGCGATGCCACTACGGTCAACACCTTGCTGACTCAGATCGGCACGCTCAATCAGCAGATCGTGCAGTTGCAAGGGGGCACCGGCGGGGCCGGCAGCGTCGGCAACCAGGCGGTCGGCTTGCTCGACCAGCGCGACGAAGCCCTATCAAATCTCGCGGGGCTGATGAACGTCAGCACGCAGCTGCAACCCGACGGCACGGTGACGGTCTATAACAGCGGGCAATATCTCGTCGACGAATCGCAGGTGCGCCCGGTGACGATCGTCAACTCGGCCGACGGCGACTTCGACGCTTCCAACCTCGCGCTGCAGGGAAGCAACACCCCGCTGACGATCACTTCGGGCCAGATCGGCGGATTGATCAACTCGCGCGATCAGATTCTCGGCGGCTTCGTCGAGCAGCTCAATTCGCTGGCCAATACGTTTGCCTCCGCGTTCAACCAACTTTATTCGACTGGCCAGGGTTCGAACGGTTATACGAGCGTCACCGGGACCACCTCGGTCGCCGATCCGAGCGCTCCGCTGGATTCCGCCGGCCTGTCGGTCACGCCCGCCAATGGGACCTTTCAAGTGCTGGTCTACGATTCGGCGACCGGATTGACGCAAACCAGCCAGATCGAGATCAACGAAAATGGCTTGAGCAACGACACCACGCTCAATTCGCTCGCCGGGCAGTTGAACGGCGTCAGCGGCCTGGCGGCGAGCGTGAATTCCAGCGGGCAACTGCAAATCAGCACCACCTCGCCTACCCAGCAAGTGGCTTTTGCCGGCGACACGAGCGGCGCGCTTTCGGCACTGGGGATCAACACATTTTTTACCGGTACGACGGCGGCCACGTTGGGGGTCAATTCGGCCGTGGCGAATCAGCCCACCACTTTTGCAGCCAGCGCCGGCGGCATCGGCGTCGATACGCAAGTGGCGCAGCAGTTGGCCAACTTTGCCAATTTGCCGTTGCTGTCGGCCGGCGGCGCGACGATCAGCGATGCGTACAACAGTCTGGCCGCGAATGTGACGCAAGGATCGAGCGCCGCCCAAGCCGCCGCGAGCGCCGCATCGACATACCAGACATCGCTCCAGAGCCAGCAGCAATCGATCAGCGGCGTCAGCCTCGACACGCAAACGGTCGACATGCTGCAGTATCAAGCAGCGTATTCAGCGTCGGCGAAATACATTTCTGAAATCGATAGCCTGCTGCAAACGTTGATGCAGCTTTAA
- the flgL gene encoding flagellar hook-associated protein FlgL, translated as MSSIIAIPGGTVSNQFAAQQIISQLSSEELALEKVEGQVSTGQALNLPSDNPTAALDAVSIQRTLDQLTQVSTNLTTNQSYLTQTDSTLSSVANLLTSAQSTASSAAGTTISSSQQQEAASQIGQLVAQLVGVANTNFDGRYLFSGSDTTTQPFVMDGNYVEYMGNAGSLSSYSDVNQLFQTNVSGAEAFGALSTSVQGTTALTPTLTAQTPLADLNGGQGVPQGSIVVSDGAGSSVVDLSGAATIGDVVADLEANPPAGRTVSVAITPTGLNVSLDSAGGGNLSITEANGGSTAASLGILSTAAVGSGPIVGTSLHPTLTTTTPLSSLLGSAAQAVVSSTAANSSFLVQANANGAAGNGYTVQFVDDGKVTAGNETVNVDPGNQTITVDIDSGSTTANNVIDALNNNAQFAANFTAGLNPDDPGDTGVGVVDLSATGTTSEGSGTQLDTSGLQIENGGQTYDISFSGDKTVGDLLNTLDGSGAAVLAEINSSGTGINILSRLSGSDFSVGENGGQTATQLGVRTLSGSTTLAQLNYGDGVQTATSGSDFIIQRPDGTQLAVSVGSDTTIQDVIDTINNDPSNQGANAVTASLNTAGNGITLSTNAPSNGSAVLSVVEENGSSAAQELGLVPAGQTQSGAPTINGSTQTLVGTDTNPQETDSTFNALLRLQSALETGNQAQITRGMALLTTAQSQMGLTQAHVGSVEQSVTALQTSLTNQQNALQSSLSNDVNVDMATAITNLTQLQVSYQASLQMTAQLAQLTLMSFLPPA; from the coding sequence ATGAGCTCGATCATCGCAATCCCGGGCGGAACCGTCAGCAACCAGTTTGCGGCGCAACAAATAATCTCGCAATTGAGCTCCGAAGAGCTCGCTTTGGAAAAGGTCGAAGGCCAGGTATCCACCGGTCAGGCACTCAATCTGCCCAGCGATAACCCCACTGCCGCGCTCGATGCCGTCAGTATCCAGCGGACCCTCGATCAACTCACGCAGGTCAGCACCAATCTGACCACGAACCAATCCTACCTGACGCAGACCGATAGCACGCTTTCGAGCGTGGCCAACCTGCTGACCTCGGCGCAATCGACGGCTTCGTCGGCCGCCGGCACGACCATCAGTTCCTCGCAACAGCAGGAGGCGGCCAGCCAGATCGGTCAATTGGTGGCGCAATTGGTCGGCGTGGCCAACACCAATTTCGATGGCCGCTATTTATTCTCTGGCTCCGACACCACCACGCAACCGTTTGTGATGGACGGCAACTACGTCGAATACATGGGCAATGCCGGGTCGCTATCGAGCTATTCCGACGTCAACCAGCTTTTTCAAACCAACGTCAGCGGCGCCGAGGCCTTCGGCGCGCTGTCGACCAGCGTCCAGGGGACAACCGCTCTCACGCCGACCCTTACGGCTCAGACCCCACTGGCCGACCTGAACGGCGGCCAGGGTGTTCCGCAGGGAAGCATCGTCGTCTCCGACGGCGCCGGCTCGAGCGTCGTCGATCTGAGCGGGGCCGCGACCATTGGCGACGTCGTTGCCGATCTTGAAGCCAATCCACCGGCAGGTCGCACCGTGAGCGTCGCCATCACGCCGACCGGTCTGAATGTTTCGCTCGATAGCGCGGGCGGGGGAAATCTCTCGATCACGGAAGCCAATGGCGGCTCGACCGCCGCAAGCCTCGGGATTCTCAGCACCGCGGCAGTCGGCAGCGGACCGATCGTCGGCACTTCGCTGCATCCGACACTGACCACAACCACTCCGCTCAGTAGCCTTTTGGGATCTGCGGCCCAGGCGGTGGTGAGTTCGACTGCCGCGAATTCGTCGTTCCTGGTTCAAGCCAACGCAAACGGCGCTGCCGGCAATGGCTACACCGTTCAATTCGTCGACGACGGCAAAGTGACTGCCGGCAACGAAACCGTGAACGTCGATCCCGGAAATCAGACGATCACCGTCGACATCGACAGCGGCAGCACGACCGCCAACAATGTGATCGACGCGCTCAACAACAATGCCCAATTCGCCGCCAATTTCACCGCCGGCTTGAACCCCGACGATCCCGGCGACACGGGGGTCGGCGTTGTCGATCTCTCGGCGACCGGCACAACCTCCGAAGGCAGCGGCACGCAACTCGACACGTCGGGACTCCAAATCGAAAACGGCGGGCAGACCTACGATATCAGCTTCAGCGGCGACAAAACCGTCGGCGATCTGTTGAACACGCTCGACGGCTCGGGAGCGGCGGTGTTGGCCGAGATCAATTCGTCGGGCACCGGAATCAACATATTGTCGCGGCTGAGCGGTTCCGATTTTTCGGTGGGCGAAAACGGCGGCCAAACGGCCACCCAACTCGGCGTGCGCACCCTGAGCGGTTCAACCACACTCGCGCAACTGAATTACGGCGACGGCGTCCAAACCGCCACCAGCGGTTCTGACTTCATCATTCAGCGCCCCGATGGCACACAATTGGCCGTCTCCGTCGGCTCCGACACGACGATTCAAGACGTGATCGACACGATCAACAACGATCCCAGCAATCAAGGCGCCAATGCGGTCACGGCGTCGTTGAACACCGCCGGCAACGGCATCACGCTTTCGACCAACGCTCCCTCGAACGGCAGCGCCGTGCTTTCGGTCGTCGAGGAAAACGGCAGTTCGGCGGCCCAGGAACTCGGCTTGGTGCCGGCCGGCCAGACGCAGTCGGGCGCACCGACAATCAATGGCAGCACACAAACGCTTGTCGGCACCGACACCAATCCCCAAGAAACCGACAGCACGTTCAACGCGCTTTTGCGATTGCAAAGCGCCTTGGAAACCGGCAACCAAGCCCAGATCACGCGCGGCATGGCCCTGCTCACCACCGCGCAATCGCAGATGGGCCTGACGCAAGCGCATGTCGGCAGCGTCGAACAGTCGGTGACCGCGCTGCAAACCTCGCTCACCAATCAGCAAAACGCGTTGCAAAGCAGTTTATCGAACGATGTCAACGTCGACATGGCCACGGCAATCACGAACCTGACTCAGTTGCA